In Salinibacterium sp. ZJ70, one DNA window encodes the following:
- the gltB gene encoding glutamate synthase large subunit, whose amino-acid sequence MALSRKLQTPPGQPGPYARFSAVPEAQGMYDPRIEKDACGLAMVATLRGTAGHDIVTNALDALRHLEHRGAVGSDAGTGDGAGIITQIPDAFLRAVLDFDLPPVGMYAVGMAFLPNDADERAAEKEAIGRIATEEGLVIIGWRDVPTDPEHLGNLAREAAPAFEQVFVRSHGTDAVGKLLAGIALDRLTFRLRKRAERELGSYFPSLSSRTLVYKGMVTTLQLEPFYPDLSDERFATKLALVHSRYSTNTFPSWPLAQPFRMIAHNGEINTVQGNRNWMRARQSQLESQELGELRPLFPIVTEGASDSASFDEVVELLTLAGRSLPHAIMMMVPEAWENQADMDPARKAFYDYHSSLMEPWDGPAALVFTDGSLVGATLDRNGLRPGRFLVTDDGLVVLASEIGVLDFPADKIVRKGRLRPGRMFLIDTVEGRIIEDDEIKSQLAAAEPYEQWVDENRIELEDLPWREHIVHTPASVARRQRTFGYTEEELRILIGPMGQNGMEPLGAMGSDTPIAVLSDRPRLIFDYFTQAFAQVTNPPLDSIREEVVTSMRVGVGPAANLLASGPEHARQIVLDFPVIDNDELAKIVRLGQSDGLKLTHTLKGLYRFDRGPHAMAERLDELCAEADEAVAAGAQFLVLSDRHSNKDLAPIPSLLMLAAVHHHLIRQETRMRVGIIVETGDAREVHHAALLIGYGAAAINPYLAMETAELLVTSGMIEGVTPEKAVKNVIKALGKGVLKIMSKMGISVVGSYAGAQAFEAIGLDQEFIDRYFTGTRTVLGGVGMDVISEENLVRHTSAYPENPGERVHENLATGGEYQWRREGPPHLFSPETVFKLQHSTRTRRFDVFREYTKSVDEQAERLMTLRGLFALKTGERPPVPLDEVEPISAIISRFNTGAMSYGSISQEAHETLAIAMNRIGGRSNTGEGGEDIERLLDPERRSRIKQVASGRFGVTSMYLTHATDIQIKMAQGAKPGEGGQLPPQKVYPWVARTRGGTPGVGLISPPPHHDIYSIEDLKQLIFDVKRANPEARVHVKLVSQSGIGAVAAGVTKALADVVLVSGHDGGTGASPLNSLKHAGTPWEIGLAETQQTLMLNGMRDRVVVQVDGQMKTGRDVIIAALLGAEEYGFATAPLVVSGCILMRVCHLDTCPVGVATQNPELRERFTGKPEFVETFFEFLAQEVREYLAELGFRSLDELIGHTELLDVDRAISHWKADGLDLTPVLQGPTFAEDEPRTNRREQDHELDEHFDRKLIELTKDALENGTPIELELEIQNTERAVGTMLGHEITKRYGQHGLPDGTIQVTLRGAAGQSLGAFMPNGITLRLEGDSNDYVGKGLSGGKIVVRPPRGAVFAAERNVIAGNVIGYGATQGSMFIRGIVGERFLVRNSGATAVVEGVGDHALEYMTGGLAVILGGTGRNLGAGMSGGTAYVYDLRPERVNRDSLASGELSLLPLESADIEILTDLLEKHLAETGSALAKRMLENADETMSKFVKVLPRDYAAVLETRRAAADEGLDPDGDVVWGRILEVTGG is encoded by the coding sequence ATGGCACTCTCTCGAAAGCTGCAGACTCCGCCCGGTCAGCCGGGCCCGTACGCGCGGTTCAGCGCGGTTCCCGAAGCGCAGGGGATGTATGACCCGCGCATCGAGAAGGACGCGTGCGGGCTCGCGATGGTCGCGACACTGCGTGGCACAGCTGGCCACGACATCGTCACCAATGCGCTCGATGCGCTCCGTCACCTGGAGCACCGCGGGGCCGTCGGCTCCGACGCGGGTACGGGTGACGGCGCCGGCATCATCACCCAGATCCCGGACGCCTTCCTGCGTGCCGTCCTCGATTTCGACCTGCCGCCGGTCGGCATGTACGCCGTCGGCATGGCGTTCCTCCCGAATGACGCCGACGAGCGCGCTGCCGAGAAGGAGGCCATCGGCCGCATCGCGACCGAAGAGGGTCTGGTCATCATCGGCTGGCGCGATGTGCCGACCGACCCGGAGCACCTCGGCAACCTGGCGCGGGAGGCCGCGCCCGCTTTCGAGCAGGTCTTCGTGCGCTCGCACGGCACCGACGCCGTCGGCAAACTGCTCGCCGGCATCGCGCTCGACCGCCTCACGTTCCGTCTGCGCAAGCGGGCCGAGCGCGAACTCGGCTCGTACTTCCCGTCGCTGTCGAGCCGCACCCTCGTCTACAAGGGCATGGTGACGACGCTCCAGCTGGAGCCGTTCTACCCCGACCTCTCGGATGAGCGCTTCGCGACGAAGCTCGCGCTCGTGCACTCGCGCTATTCGACGAACACGTTCCCGTCGTGGCCGCTCGCACAGCCGTTCCGCATGATCGCCCACAACGGCGAGATCAACACCGTGCAGGGCAACCGCAACTGGATGCGCGCTCGCCAGAGCCAGCTGGAGTCGCAGGAGCTCGGCGAGCTGCGTCCGCTGTTCCCGATCGTCACGGAGGGCGCGAGCGATTCCGCCTCGTTCGACGAGGTCGTAGAGCTTCTGACTCTCGCCGGCCGCAGCCTGCCCCACGCCATCATGATGATGGTCCCGGAGGCCTGGGAGAACCAGGCCGACATGGACCCGGCCCGCAAGGCCTTCTACGACTACCACTCGTCGCTCATGGAGCCGTGGGACGGCCCCGCCGCGCTCGTCTTCACCGACGGATCCCTCGTGGGCGCAACGCTCGACCGCAACGGACTGCGCCCGGGACGCTTCCTCGTGACCGACGACGGGCTCGTCGTGCTCGCGAGCGAGATCGGCGTGCTCGACTTCCCGGCCGACAAGATCGTGCGCAAGGGCCGTCTGCGCCCTGGCCGCATGTTCCTCATCGACACGGTCGAGGGCCGCATCATCGAGGACGACGAGATCAAGTCGCAGCTCGCCGCCGCCGAGCCCTACGAGCAGTGGGTCGACGAGAACCGCATCGAGCTCGAGGATCTCCCGTGGCGCGAGCACATCGTGCACACGCCCGCCTCGGTCGCACGTCGCCAGCGCACCTTCGGCTACACCGAGGAGGAGCTTCGGATCCTCATCGGTCCGATGGGTCAGAACGGCATGGAGCCGCTCGGCGCGATGGGATCCGACACGCCGATCGCGGTGCTGTCCGATCGGCCGCGTCTGATCTTCGACTACTTCACCCAGGCGTTCGCGCAGGTGACGAACCCGCCGCTCGACTCGATCCGCGAAGAGGTCGTCACCTCGATGCGCGTCGGCGTCGGCCCGGCGGCGAACCTGCTCGCCTCCGGCCCGGAGCACGCGCGTCAGATCGTGCTCGACTTCCCGGTGATCGACAACGATGAGCTCGCGAAGATCGTGCGCCTCGGGCAGTCGGATGGTCTGAAGCTCACCCACACGCTCAAGGGCCTCTACCGGTTCGACCGCGGCCCGCACGCGATGGCGGAGCGCCTCGACGAGCTCTGCGCCGAGGCGGACGAGGCGGTTGCAGCGGGAGCGCAGTTCCTGGTGCTCTCGGATCGCCACTCCAACAAGGACCTCGCGCCCATCCCGTCGCTGCTCATGCTCGCGGCGGTGCACCACCACCTGATCCGCCAGGAGACCCGCATGCGGGTCGGCATCATCGTCGAGACCGGTGACGCCCGCGAGGTGCACCACGCCGCGCTGCTCATCGGCTACGGTGCGGCAGCCATCAACCCGTACCTGGCGATGGAGACTGCTGAGCTGCTCGTCACGAGCGGCATGATCGAAGGCGTCACGCCCGAGAAGGCCGTCAAGAACGTCATCAAGGCGCTCGGCAAGGGCGTCCTGAAGATCATGTCGAAGATGGGCATCTCGGTCGTGGGCTCGTACGCGGGCGCCCAGGCCTTCGAAGCGATCGGCCTCGACCAGGAGTTCATCGACCGCTACTTCACCGGCACGCGCACCGTGCTCGGCGGTGTGGGCATGGACGTCATCTCCGAAGAGAACCTCGTGCGCCACACGAGCGCCTACCCCGAGAACCCGGGCGAGCGCGTGCACGAGAACCTCGCGACCGGCGGTGAGTACCAGTGGCGTCGCGAGGGGCCGCCGCACCTGTTCAGTCCCGAGACGGTGTTCAAGCTGCAGCACTCCACGCGGACGCGTCGCTTCGATGTCTTCCGCGAGTACACGAAGTCGGTGGATGAGCAGGCGGAGCGTCTCATGACGCTGCGCGGTCTGTTCGCTCTCAAGACGGGGGAGCGCCCGCCGGTTCCGCTCGACGAGGTCGAGCCGATCTCCGCGATCATCTCGCGCTTCAACACCGGCGCGATGAGCTACGGCTCGATCTCGCAGGAGGCGCACGAGACCCTCGCGATCGCCATGAACCGCATCGGCGGTCGCTCCAACACGGGTGAGGGTGGCGAGGACATCGAGCGCCTGCTCGACCCCGAGCGCCGCAGCCGCATCAAGCAGGTCGCATCCGGTCGCTTCGGTGTCACGAGCATGTACCTCACGCACGCCACCGACATCCAGATCAAGATGGCGCAGGGCGCGAAGCCCGGCGAGGGTGGCCAGCTGCCTCCGCAGAAGGTGTACCCGTGGGTCGCCCGCACGCGTGGCGGCACGCCCGGTGTCGGCCTCATCTCGCCGCCGCCGCACCACGACATCTACTCGATCGAGGATCTCAAGCAGCTCATCTTCGACGTCAAGCGCGCGAACCCGGAGGCCCGCGTGCACGTCAAGCTCGTGAGCCAGTCGGGCATCGGAGCGGTCGCCGCGGGTGTGACGAAGGCTCTCGCCGACGTCGTGCTCGTCTCGGGCCACGACGGCGGAACCGGCGCCTCGCCGCTCAACTCGCTCAAGCACGCCGGCACTCCGTGGGAGATCGGCCTCGCCGAGACGCAGCAGACGCTCATGCTCAACGGCATGCGCGACCGCGTGGTGGTGCAGGTCGACGGCCAGATGAAGACCGGCCGCGACGTCATCATCGCCGCACTGCTCGGCGCTGAGGAGTACGGATTCGCGACGGCGCCGCTCGTCGTCTCCGGCTGCATCCTGATGCGCGTCTGCCACCTCGACACCTGCCCCGTGGGCGTCGCGACGCAGAACCCCGAGCTGCGTGAGCGCTTCACCGGCAAGCCCGAGTTCGTGGAGACGTTCTTCGAGTTCCTGGCGCAGGAGGTGCGGGAGTACCTCGCGGAGCTCGGCTTCCGCTCGCTCGACGAGCTCATCGGTCACACCGAGCTGCTGGATGTCGACCGTGCGATCTCGCACTGGAAGGCCGACGGACTCGACCTCACTCCCGTCCTGCAGGGACCGACGTTCGCCGAGGACGAGCCCCGCACCAACCGTCGCGAGCAGGACCACGAGCTCGACGAGCACTTCGACCGCAAGCTCATCGAACTCACGAAGGACGCGCTCGAGAACGGCACGCCGATCGAGCTCGAACTCGAGATCCAGAACACCGAGCGTGCTGTCGGCACGATGCTCGGCCACGAGATCACGAAGCGATACGGCCAGCACGGGCTGCCGGACGGCACCATCCAGGTGACGCTCCGCGGCGCCGCAGGCCAGTCGCTCGGAGCGTTCATGCCCAACGGCATCACGCTGCGTCTCGAAGGCGACTCGAACGACTACGTCGGCAAGGGGCTCTCGGGCGGCAAGATCGTCGTGCGCCCGCCGCGGGGCGCGGTGTTCGCCGCTGAGCGCAACGTGATCGCGGGCAACGTGATCGGCTACGGCGCTACACAGGGCTCGATGTTCATCCGCGGCATCGTGGGCGAGCGGTTCCTGGTGCGCAACTCCGGAGCCACTGCGGTCGTGGAAGGCGTCGGCGACCACGCCCTCGAGTACATGACCGGCGGACTCGCCGTGATCCTCGGCGGCACCGGACGCAACCTCGGTGCGGGAATGTCGGGCGGCACGGCGTACGTGTACGACCTTCGCCCCGAGCGGGTCAACCGCGACTCGCTCGCCTCGGGCGAGCTCTCGCTGCTGCCCCTCGAATCGGCGGACATCGAGATCCTCACCGATCTGCTTGAGAAGCACCTCGCGGAGACCGGTTCGGCTCTCGCGAAGCGCATGCTCGAGAACGCCGACGAGACCATGAGCAAGTTCGTGAAGGTGCTTCCGCGTGACTACGCGGCGGTGCTCGAGACGCGCCGCGCTGCGGCGGACGAGGGGCTCGATCCGGACGGCGATGTCGTCTGGGGTCGCATCCTCGAAGTGACGGGAGGCTGA
- the lgt gene encoding prolipoprotein diacylglyceryl transferase: protein MFAAPFSIPSPTPDWKQITIPIGEWISALIPGAELDFTLRITTYALAIIVGIFFAVVIANQRLTARGAEPWLVVDVTFFAVILGIVGARFYHVLTHPDDFFGEGKNTWDVTQPGSVWAIWEGGGAIFGALIFGAVGVWIGCRFTGLRFWSVADAMAPGILVAQAFGRLGNWVNQELFGLPTDLPWGLEITRPNPAIPTGIPDDVLFHPTFLYEILWNLAGFALIVFIVAKNKDFWQWGKVLGLYLVWYGVGRFWLESIRLDPSETFLGLRSNVWAALGAIALGLVIIYVQTRRHPGVEPDVYLPGRRPEPAVVVHSEDTYTDSDEPGDGAEAIAAPAATSGSTSSR from the coding sequence GTGTTCGCCGCGCCCTTCAGCATCCCCAGCCCCACGCCCGACTGGAAGCAGATCACGATTCCGATCGGCGAGTGGATCAGCGCCCTCATCCCGGGCGCGGAGCTCGATTTCACGCTGCGGATCACGACCTACGCGCTCGCGATCATCGTGGGAATCTTCTTCGCGGTCGTCATCGCGAACCAGCGTCTGACGGCACGCGGCGCCGAGCCGTGGCTCGTCGTCGACGTCACGTTCTTCGCCGTCATCCTGGGCATCGTCGGCGCGCGTTTCTACCACGTGCTCACGCACCCGGATGACTTCTTCGGCGAAGGCAAGAACACCTGGGACGTCACGCAGCCCGGCAGCGTCTGGGCGATCTGGGAGGGCGGCGGCGCCATCTTCGGCGCGCTCATCTTCGGCGCCGTCGGCGTGTGGATCGGCTGCCGCTTCACCGGTCTCCGCTTCTGGTCGGTCGCCGACGCGATGGCCCCCGGCATCCTCGTGGCGCAGGCGTTCGGACGCCTCGGCAACTGGGTCAACCAGGAGCTCTTCGGCCTGCCCACCGATCTGCCGTGGGGCCTCGAGATCACCCGCCCGAACCCCGCCATCCCCACCGGCATCCCGGATGATGTGCTCTTCCACCCGACGTTCCTGTACGAGATCCTCTGGAACCTCGCGGGCTTCGCGCTCATCGTCTTCATCGTCGCCAAGAACAAGGACTTCTGGCAGTGGGGCAAGGTCCTCGGCCTCTACCTCGTCTGGTACGGCGTCGGCCGGTTCTGGCTGGAGTCGATCCGCCTCGACCCGAGCGAGACGTTCCTCGGCCTCCGCTCGAACGTGTGGGCGGCGCTCGGCGCCATCGCGCTGGGTCTGGTCATCATCTACGTGCAGACGCGCCGCCACCCCGGAGTCGAACCCGACGTGTACCTGCCGGGTCGCCGACCGGAACCTGCCGTTGTTGTACACTCCGAAGACACCTACACGGACTCGGACGAGCCTGGCGATGGAGCCGAGGCGATCGCCGCACCAGCCGCCACAAGCGGTTCCACCTCATCGCGATAG
- the trpA gene encoding tryptophan synthase subunit alpha, giving the protein MNVDAAIRRTDGGALIGYLPVGFPDLQTSIDAAVALVENGVDAIELGLPYSDPVMDGLAIQKATQQALANGFRTRDVFTAVESVRSRVDAPVLVMTYWNPVVQYGVAKFADQLRDAGGAGLITPDITPDSAAEWIAESDRTGLDRVFLAAPTSSDARLSDVVATSRGFVYTVSTMGITGARADLDANARALVSRLRDAGATGPDTISACVGIGISTADQVAEVLTYADGAIVGSVLVTALAEGGVSGVARVASELSQGK; this is encoded by the coding sequence GTGAACGTCGACGCTGCCATCCGCCGCACCGACGGCGGGGCCCTCATCGGCTACCTGCCCGTCGGCTTCCCCGACCTGCAGACGAGCATCGATGCCGCTGTCGCCCTCGTCGAGAACGGCGTCGACGCGATCGAGCTCGGTCTTCCCTACTCAGACCCCGTCATGGACGGCCTCGCCATCCAGAAGGCCACCCAGCAGGCGCTCGCGAACGGCTTCCGCACACGCGACGTCTTCACGGCCGTCGAGAGCGTGCGCAGTCGCGTCGACGCGCCCGTGCTCGTCATGACCTACTGGAACCCGGTCGTGCAGTACGGCGTCGCGAAGTTCGCCGACCAGCTGCGTGACGCCGGGGGAGCGGGACTCATCACGCCCGACATCACCCCCGACTCCGCCGCCGAGTGGATCGCCGAGAGCGACCGCACGGGGCTCGACCGCGTCTTCCTCGCGGCGCCGACGTCCTCCGACGCGCGTCTCTCGGATGTCGTGGCCACGAGCCGCGGCTTCGTGTACACGGTGTCGACCATGGGCATCACCGGTGCGCGTGCCGACCTCGACGCGAACGCCCGGGCACTCGTCTCGCGGCTGCGTGACGCCGGTGCCACCGGCCCCGACACGATCTCCGCCTGCGTCGGCATCGGCATCTCGACCGCCGATCAGGTTGCCGAGGTCCTCACCTACGCCGACGGCGCTATCGTCGGATCCGTTCTCGTCACCGCTCTCGCCGAGGGCGGTGTCTCGGGTGTCGCCCGCGTGGCATCCGAGCTGTCTCAGGGAAAGTAG
- the trpB gene encoding tryptophan synthase subunit beta, giving the protein MSENIYRNQPGPYFGEYGGRFMPEALIAAVDEIAEAYEAAKNDPTFQAELMELHRSYSGRPSIITEVPRFAEHAGGARIILKREDLNHTGSHKINNVLGQALLTKRLGKTRVIAETGAGQHGVATATAAALFGLECTIYMGEVDTQRQALNVARMRLLGAEVIPVTTGSRTLKDAINEAYREWVTSVETTNYVFGTAAGPHPFPAMVRDFQKIIGEEARAQVLELTGRLPDAVAACVGGGSNAIGIFHAFLDDPSVKLYGFEAAGDGVDTDRHAATIERGRPGVLHGARSYLLQDEDGQTIESHSISAGLDYPGVGPEHAFLADAGRAIYLPATDSEAMEALRLLARTEGIIPAIESSHALAGALTLGKELGPDAIILVNLSGRGDKDVATAGRWFGLFDEGAVQA; this is encoded by the coding sequence ATGAGCGAGAACATCTACCGCAACCAGCCCGGCCCCTACTTCGGCGAGTACGGCGGGCGCTTCATGCCCGAGGCGCTCATCGCCGCCGTCGACGAGATCGCCGAGGCCTACGAAGCCGCGAAGAACGACCCGACGTTCCAGGCGGAGCTCATGGAGCTCCACCGCAGCTACTCGGGTCGCCCCTCGATCATCACCGAGGTGCCCCGCTTCGCCGAGCACGCGGGCGGCGCCCGCATCATCCTCAAGCGCGAGGATCTCAACCACACCGGCAGCCACAAGATCAACAACGTGCTCGGCCAGGCGCTTCTCACGAAGCGCCTCGGCAAGACGCGCGTGATCGCCGAGACGGGAGCTGGTCAGCACGGCGTCGCCACCGCGACCGCCGCAGCGCTCTTCGGGCTCGAGTGCACGATCTACATGGGCGAGGTCGACACGCAGCGCCAGGCGCTCAACGTCGCCCGCATGCGCCTTCTCGGCGCCGAGGTGATCCCGGTCACGACCGGCTCGCGCACCCTCAAGGACGCCATCAACGAGGCGTACCGCGAGTGGGTCACGAGCGTCGAGACCACCAACTACGTGTTCGGCACTGCGGCGGGCCCGCACCCGTTCCCGGCGATGGTGCGCGACTTCCAGAAGATCATCGGCGAAGAGGCGCGCGCCCAGGTGCTCGAGCTCACCGGACGTCTTCCGGATGCCGTCGCCGCGTGCGTCGGAGGTGGATCGAACGCGATCGGCATCTTCCACGCCTTCCTCGATGACCCGTCCGTGAAGCTCTACGGCTTCGAGGCGGCAGGCGACGGCGTCGACACCGACCGCCACGCCGCCACCATCGAGCGCGGACGCCCCGGCGTGCTGCACGGTGCCCGCAGCTACCTCCTTCAGGATGAGGACGGCCAGACGATCGAGTCGCACTCGATCTCCGCCGGCCTCGACTACCCGGGAGTCGGCCCCGAGCACGCGTTCCTCGCGGACGCGGGCCGCGCGATCTACCTGCCGGCGACCGACTCCGAGGCGATGGAGGCTCTGCGGCTCCTGGCCCGCACCGAGGGCATCATCCCCGCGATCGAGTCCTCGCACGCTCTCGCCGGAGCGCTCACGCTCGGCAAGGAGCTCGGCCCCGACGCGATCATCCTCGTCAACCTCTCCGGTCGCGGCGACAAGGATGTGGCTACCGCCGGACGCTGGTTCGGCCTGTTCGACGAAGGAGCGGTCCAGGCGTGA
- the trpC gene encoding indole-3-glycerol phosphate synthase TrpC: MLSELVAGALSDAATRREALSLADVEAAALAAPAPLDAIAALAPADRVKIIAEVKRASPSRGALAEIRDPAALAVSYETGGASAISVLTEQRRFGGSLDDLRDVRAAVSIPVLRKDFIAEPYQVFEARAAGADLVLLIVAALEQQQLRELHELITQLGMTALVETHSADEVSRALEIGASVVGVNARNLSTFELDRDLFGTLADSIPAGVVRIAESAVTSPADVAHYRAAGADVVLIGEALVTGDDPVSTLESFLAAG; this comes from the coding sequence GTGCTGAGCGAACTCGTCGCCGGCGCGCTCTCTGACGCCGCGACTCGACGTGAAGCGCTGAGCCTCGCCGACGTCGAGGCCGCTGCGCTGGCAGCGCCCGCGCCTCTCGACGCCATCGCGGCGCTCGCGCCGGCGGACCGGGTGAAGATCATCGCCGAGGTCAAGCGCGCGAGCCCCTCGCGCGGTGCCCTTGCGGAGATCCGCGACCCCGCGGCTCTCGCTGTCTCGTACGAGACAGGTGGCGCGAGCGCCATCAGCGTGCTCACGGAGCAGCGCCGATTCGGCGGCTCGCTCGACGACCTGCGTGATGTGCGCGCCGCGGTGAGCATCCCGGTGCTCCGCAAGGACTTCATCGCCGAGCCGTACCAGGTGTTCGAGGCGCGCGCCGCGGGTGCCGACCTCGTGCTGCTCATCGTCGCTGCGCTCGAACAGCAGCAGCTCCGTGAGCTGCACGAGCTCATCACGCAGCTCGGCATGACGGCGCTCGTCGAGACGCACTCGGCTGACGAGGTGAGCCGCGCGCTCGAGATCGGCGCGTCGGTCGTGGGCGTCAACGCCCGCAACCTGTCGACGTTCGAGCTCGATCGCGACCTGTTCGGAACCCTCGCGGACTCGATCCCCGCTGGCGTCGTCCGGATCGCCGAATCGGCCGTCACCTCGCCCGCCGACGTGGCTCACTATCGCGCCGCGGGCGCCGACGTGGTGCTCATCGGCGAGGCCCTCGTGACGGGTGACGACCCCGTATCCACCCTCGAGTCGTTCCTGGCCGCCGGATGA
- a CDS encoding DUF6704 family protein, with amino-acid sequence MTDTPGHGHSPAAWVAVIIMLTAFSIGTVAFFLDMPWLVWASAALLVVGLLVGWVLAKLGYGVGGSKSAPKAH; translated from the coding sequence GTGACCGACACGCCCGGACACGGACACTCGCCCGCAGCCTGGGTCGCGGTGATCATCATGCTGACCGCATTCAGCATCGGCACCGTCGCGTTCTTCCTGGACATGCCCTGGCTCGTCTGGGCTTCGGCTGCCCTCCTCGTCGTGGGCCTCCTCGTCGGATGGGTGCTCGCCAAGCTCGGCTACGGCGTCGGCGGATCGAAGTCCGCTCCGAAGGCCCACTGA
- a CDS encoding Trp biosynthesis-associated membrane protein, translating to MTPSRIRGLLLAATALAGALVFLAWSQPWYALTLAAAAGTDDPVLTVGGDIAAAGLAPLALTTLAVVAALAIAGPFFRRILGVLEALVGVAVIGLTLVTIGDPVAASAPAITEATGISGSESVAALVSSVEGTPWPWMAIVFGALIIVIGLLVVLTAGRWPATGRRYSRTRLESADGTTTDAVAEWDALSDGDDPTAPAR from the coding sequence ATGACCCCGTCACGCATCAGAGGGCTGCTGCTGGCAGCGACGGCTCTGGCCGGCGCGCTCGTCTTCCTCGCGTGGTCGCAGCCCTGGTATGCGCTGACTCTCGCTGCTGCGGCCGGGACAGATGACCCCGTGCTCACGGTCGGCGGCGACATCGCCGCTGCAGGGCTCGCGCCTCTCGCTCTCACGACGCTCGCGGTCGTCGCGGCGCTCGCCATCGCCGGACCCTTCTTCCGCCGCATCCTGGGGGTTCTCGAAGCGCTCGTCGGGGTCGCGGTCATCGGTCTCACGCTCGTGACGATCGGCGACCCTGTCGCCGCATCCGCCCCCGCCATCACTGAGGCGACCGGCATCAGCGGATCCGAATCGGTCGCGGCGCTCGTGAGCTCGGTCGAAGGAACGCCGTGGCCTTGGATGGCCATCGTCTTCGGTGCGCTCATCATCGTGATCGGCCTGCTCGTCGTGCTCACAGCGGGCCGCTGGCCCGCCACCGGCCGCAGGTACTCACGCACGCGTCTGGAGTCCGCCGACGGCACGACCACCGACGCTGTCGCGGAGTGGGACGCGCTGAGCGACGGCGACGATCCGACCGCCCCCGCCCGCTAG
- a CDS encoding anthranilate synthase component I: MTTTPRAEFDAAVAAGHRVVPVLRELFADGETPVGVYRKVADARPGTFLLESAEQGGIWSRWSFVGVGSRGVLTQVRDADGDRAVWIDYGLDAERALGPDAPSAPLEAVARLYERWSTPKREGHPPLTGGLVGFIGWEAVRQLENLPAVPPAEVPVPGQALSFVSELVALDHRTGTATLIASVLNDGVQSADEAWDDAQARLDALQAALAQPSPARLAEVDLGIAAQPRPRTEPQDFKDAVVRSKEFIRDGDVFQVVISQRFEHELTADPLDVYRVLRILNPSPYMYLLSLETPEGSPYAIVGSSPEALVKVQQGRVFTHPIAGSRPRGASPERDIELAEELLADPKERAEHLMLVDLARNDLSRVCTAGSVEVTEFMQVERFSHIMHLVSSVEGDLRPGATSVDAFRATFPAGTLSGAPKPRALEIIDELELAQRGVYGGVVGYFDLAGDADLAIAIRTATLIGDTAYVQAGAGLVADSDPESEHQEAHNKAAAPLRAVAVANAMRRIG; this comes from the coding sequence GTGACCACCACCCCGCGCGCCGAGTTCGACGCAGCCGTCGCCGCGGGTCACCGCGTCGTCCCGGTGCTTCGAGAGCTCTTCGCGGACGGCGAGACGCCCGTCGGCGTGTACCGGAAGGTCGCGGATGCGCGCCCCGGCACGTTCCTGCTCGAATCGGCTGAGCAGGGCGGCATCTGGTCGCGGTGGTCCTTCGTGGGCGTCGGCTCGCGCGGTGTGCTCACCCAGGTGCGGGATGCCGACGGCGACCGCGCCGTCTGGATCGACTACGGGCTCGACGCCGAACGCGCGCTCGGACCGGATGCGCCCAGCGCACCCCTCGAGGCCGTCGCACGCCTCTACGAGCGCTGGAGCACCCCCAAGCGCGAGGGCCACCCGCCGCTCACGGGCGGTCTCGTCGGCTTCATCGGCTGGGAGGCGGTGCGTCAGCTCGAGAACCTTCCCGCGGTGCCTCCCGCGGAGGTTCCGGTTCCCGGCCAGGCGCTCTCGTTCGTGTCGGAGCTCGTCGCGCTCGATCACCGCACGGGCACCGCAACCCTGATCGCCTCCGTGCTGAACGATGGCGTGCAGTCCGCCGACGAGGCATGGGATGACGCCCAGGCGCGCCTCGACGCGCTGCAGGCCGCTCTCGCGCAGCCGTCGCCGGCGCGCCTCGCGGAGGTCGACCTCGGAATCGCGGCGCAGCCGCGTCCGCGCACCGAACCGCAGGACTTCAAAGACGCCGTGGTGCGCTCGAAGGAGTTCATCCGCGATGGCGACGTCTTCCAGGTGGTCATCTCGCAGCGCTTCGAGCACGAGCTCACCGCCGATCCGCTCGACGTCTACCGGGTGCTGCGCATCCTCAACCCGAGCCCGTACATGTACCTGCTGAGCCTCGAGACGCCCGAGGGATCGCCGTACGCGATCGTCGGGTCGTCGCCTGAGGCGCTCGTCAAGGTGCAGCAGGGCCGCGTCTTCACGCACCCGATCGCCGGTTCCCGCCCGCGCGGCGCATCGCCGGAACGCGACATCGAGCTCGCCGAGGAGCTTCTCGCCGACCCGAAGGAGCGCGCCGAGCACCTCATGCTCGTCGACCTCGCCCGCAACGACCTGTCGCGCGTGTGCACCGCGGGCAGCGTCGAGGTGACCGAGTTCATGCAGGTGGAGCGCTTCAGCCACATCATGCACCTCGTCTCGAGCGTCGAGGGCGATCTGCGCCCCGGTGCCACCTCGGTCGACGCCTTCCGGGCCACCTTCCCGGCTGGCACCCTCTCGGGTGCGCCGAAGCCCCGCGCGCTCGAGATCATCGACGAGCTGGAGCTCGCGCAGCGCGGCGTGTACGGGGGAGTCGTGGGCTACTTCGACCTCGCGGGCGACGCCGACCTCGCGATCGCCATCCGCACGGCGACCCTCATCGGCGACACCGCCTACGTGCAGGCGGGTGCGGGACTCGTGGCTGATTCCGACCCCGAGAGCGAGCACCAGGAGGCCCACAACAAGGCGGCCGCCCCGCTGCGCGCTGTCGCGGTGGCGAACGCCATGCGGAGGATCGGCTGA